One genomic region from Leptospira montravelensis encodes:
- a CDS encoding cyclic nucleotide-binding domain-containing protein, whose translation MIHPNSPYKRIWDLFVFICITYFAIEVPVRLVFHYKLSAGVNYFERGIQIVFGIDVLLNFNTAILKDRLLIQNRKIVSKTYLRSWFLVDFLSAFPFDLFGGFFFQYFGVTDSLKILRLLRSVRVFELFKSLRLLALGADSDDRFKLVEVINPMTFRLIFFVYWTSLFAHWVACGWIHLGPEFLADKDITTRYIRALYWSVTTLTTIGYGDITPVTNSQTIYTMGVMILGVGIYGYVIGNIATLLSNLDISRVSFQEKLNTIDSFIKYKKLPPNLANRIRSYYVNLWENKHGIDESEIWDQLPSGIKIDVSMFLHNHLISVVPFFKNAPEELKREVVLELKPAFYMKGDVIFREGDVPHNMYFLSKGHVEVIKEKTGEVLATLNSGSFFGEMSLIDDSLRTATIKAGSFCDVYTLGKDRFTEILKHHPGFAKHIQGIAEERKKNQSSKTHHTE comes from the coding sequence ATGATCCATCCAAATTCTCCATACAAACGAATCTGGGATCTTTTTGTTTTTATTTGTATCACTTATTTTGCCATCGAAGTCCCTGTCCGCCTAGTTTTTCATTATAAACTTTCGGCGGGTGTGAATTATTTCGAAAGGGGGATCCAAATTGTATTTGGAATTGATGTCCTCCTCAATTTTAACACCGCCATCTTAAAAGACAGACTCCTGATTCAAAACCGAAAGATAGTTTCTAAAACCTATTTACGCTCCTGGTTTTTAGTGGATTTTCTTTCGGCCTTCCCCTTCGACCTTTTTGGAGGATTTTTTTTCCAATACTTTGGTGTAACAGACAGTTTAAAAATTCTTCGGTTACTTCGCTCCGTTCGGGTCTTTGAACTTTTTAAATCCCTTCGGCTTTTGGCCTTGGGTGCGGATTCAGATGACCGCTTCAAACTTGTGGAAGTGATCAATCCTATGACCTTTCGGTTGATTTTCTTTGTGTATTGGACAAGTCTTTTTGCCCATTGGGTAGCTTGTGGATGGATCCATCTTGGTCCTGAGTTTTTAGCGGATAAAGACATCACGACTAGATACATCCGTGCGCTCTATTGGTCAGTGACCACACTAACCACAATTGGATATGGGGACATCACACCAGTAACCAATAGCCAAACGATTTATACTATGGGAGTGATGATTTTAGGTGTAGGTATTTACGGCTACGTGATTGGTAATATTGCCACCTTACTTTCCAATTTGGATATTTCTCGTGTTTCCTTCCAAGAAAAGTTAAATACAATTGATAGTTTTATTAAATACAAAAAACTACCACCTAACCTTGCCAATCGAATTCGTTCCTACTATGTCAATCTTTGGGAAAACAAACATGGGATTGACGAATCCGAAATTTGGGACCAACTACCTTCTGGAATCAAAATTGATGTGTCTATGTTTTTACATAATCATTTGATTTCAGTAGTCCCCTTCTTTAAAAATGCACCGGAAGAATTAAAAAGAGAAGTAGTTTTGGAATTAAAACCTGCTTTCTATATGAAAGGAGATGTTATATTTAGAGAGGGAGATGTTCCTCATAATATGTATTTTCTTTCAAAAGGTCATGTGGAAGTGATTAAGGAAAAAACAGGAGAAGTCCTTGCGACACTCAATTCAGGATCTTTTTTTGGCGAAATGAGTTTAATCGATGATTCCCTAAGAACGGCAACCATCAAAGCAGGTTCTTTTTGCGATGTATATACACTAGGCAAAGACCGTTTTACTGAAATCTTAAAACACCATCCTGGATTTGCAAAACACATCCAAGGAATTGCAGAAGAACGTAAAAAAAACCAAAGCTCAAAAACGCATCATACTGAATGA
- a CDS encoding YbaB/EbfC family nucleoid-associated protein, which yields MYGEFGWIIFRVSTPISFIFAFFYRKKILYGKEVIMFGGAGGNKFDMLKQMKKMRSQVKTMEKELAGLNFVGISKNKLLSVTLDGKFQMKSIQIEDELIEKKDKNLLEKSIQEAYTKALQDAQAGAAKQMQAMGGFPGLGI from the coding sequence TTGTATGGAGAATTTGGATGGATCATATTTAGAGTATCGACACCGATTAGTTTTATATTTGCCTTCTTTTATAGAAAAAAAATCCTATATGGAAAAGAGGTGATTATGTTCGGTGGAGCTGGCGGAAACAAGTTTGATATGCTCAAACAGATGAAAAAGATGCGGTCGCAGGTGAAAACAATGGAAAAGGAACTTGCGGGCCTCAATTTCGTAGGAATTTCAAAAAACAAACTCCTTTCGGTTACTTTGGATGGAAAATTCCAAATGAAATCGATCCAGATAGAAGACGAATTGATCGAGAAAAAAGATAAAAACTTACTAGAAAAGTCCATCCAAGAAGCTTATACGAAGGCTTTGCAGGATGCGCAAGCCGGAGCCGCCAAACAAATGCAGGCTATGGGTGGTTTCCCTGGACTCGGAATTTAA
- a CDS encoding OmpA family protein codes for MKQIISGILSLSLLSTISCGLSDNTKRLILSTSIGCGVGLALGAVYDEAQRKKDTKDKKNDIQRQIKSSLAMEKKKPQNKGKIVGLGAGCLAGLGTGFYLNTMYDNMAEEMKKQGITLTKTEKGGETVALTASMDGGIAFEDGKADLKGKGKENIDKLAEALAAYPETKINISGHANRTGAEDLNQKLSQDRAITAKNAITENGVESKRIGTVEGLGSSTPLKNVDPKDGSNRRVEVEIVPAS; via the coding sequence TTGAAACAAATCATCTCCGGAATTCTTTCCCTATCATTACTTTCCACAATCTCTTGTGGACTTTCCGACAACACAAAAAGGCTAATCTTAAGTACATCCATAGGATGTGGTGTGGGTCTTGCTCTTGGTGCTGTTTATGATGAAGCGCAACGCAAAAAAGATACAAAAGACAAAAAGAACGATATCCAAAGACAAATTAAATCCTCTCTAGCAATGGAAAAAAAGAAACCGCAAAACAAAGGTAAGATTGTGGGTCTTGGTGCCGGTTGTTTGGCAGGACTTGGAACTGGTTTTTATCTCAATACCATGTATGACAACATGGCTGAAGAAATGAAAAAACAAGGAATCACTCTTACAAAAACTGAAAAAGGCGGAGAAACTGTGGCTCTCACTGCTTCTATGGACGGGGGAATTGCTTTTGAAGATGGAAAGGCTGACCTGAAAGGAAAAGGAAAAGAAAATATTGATAAATTGGCAGAAGCATTAGCAGCTTACCCAGAAACTAAAATCAATATTTCTGGACATGCCAACCGTACAGGAGCAGAAGATTTAAACCAAAAATTATCACAAGACCGTGCGATCACTGCAAAAAATGCCATCACTGAAAATGGTGTAGAAAGCAAACGAATTGGAACTGTAGAGGGACTTGGTTCTTCGACTCCTCTTAAAAATGTTGATCCAAAAGATGGATCGAACCGCCGTGTGGAAGTGGAAATCGTTCCAGCAAGCTAA
- a CDS encoding flagellin — protein sequence MIINHNISALVAKRALTNTGRDMDKSMEHLATGMRVNRPGDDSLGFAVSEKLRSQIRGLGQAERNTQDGMSLLQVTEGSLDQVNSILQRLRELSVQSSNGIYSNEDRKLVQLEVSQLVEEVERIGTSSEFNKIKPLDGRFSRSSKNPMTLQVGANGTEKIELYINTMTSSSLKLNTAGNKLTLSTPNKASDSLQVLDDAITKVNRLRSDLGAYYNRLDLTLKSLSNNYVNIVSAESQVRDADMATEMVEYSKNQILTKSGVAMLAQANLRPESVVKLLTDRY from the coding sequence ATGATTATCAATCACAACATCAGCGCGCTAGTTGCGAAACGGGCGCTTACAAACACGGGCCGTGACATGGACAAGTCTATGGAGCACCTAGCGACGGGTATGCGGGTCAATAGACCAGGGGATGATTCCTTGGGATTCGCAGTGTCCGAAAAATTAAGATCACAAATTCGAGGCCTTGGACAAGCAGAACGAAATACCCAGGATGGTATGTCGTTACTTCAAGTCACCGAAGGATCTTTAGACCAAGTAAACTCTATCTTACAGAGGTTACGTGAACTTTCCGTTCAATCTTCAAACGGAATATATTCTAACGAAGACAGAAAACTAGTCCAGCTAGAAGTATCCCAACTTGTTGAAGAAGTGGAAAGAATCGGAACTTCTTCAGAGTTTAACAAAATCAAACCGTTGGATGGAAGGTTTTCTCGTTCTTCCAAAAATCCAATGACTTTGCAAGTGGGTGCAAACGGAACAGAAAAAATTGAACTCTATATCAATACGATGACGAGTTCTTCTTTGAAACTAAATACAGCTGGAAATAAGTTGACCCTATCAACTCCAAACAAAGCTTCCGATTCACTGCAAGTTCTGGATGATGCCATCACCAAAGTCAACCGACTACGGTCTGACCTAGGTGCTTATTACAATCGATTGGATTTAACTTTGAAATCACTGAGTAACAACTATGTGAACATAGTTTCTGCCGAATCGCAAGTAAGAGATGCTGATATGGCAACGGAAATGGTAGAATATTCCAAAAACCAAATCCTAACCAAGTCGGGTGTGGCGATGCTCGCACAAGCAAACCTAAGACCAGAATCCGTAGTAAAACTCCTCACGGACAGATACTAA
- a CDS encoding cob(I)yrinic acid a,c-diamide adenosyltransferase produces the protein MKIYTKFGDGGQTYLASGIKVSKTDRRVDLYGSCDELNSTIGLALSFTKDLNVDPTFLNYLKSIQSFLFEIGSELAGYVPKESKEGTVVLRSDVESLEKEIDRLMEVLPEIKYFILPGGSSLASSLHIARTICRRLERDLLVYIESGGEIHTDLRIYLNRLSDYLFVAARFANFSTGNEETIWKSRTKST, from the coding sequence TTGAAAATCTACACTAAATTCGGAGATGGTGGCCAAACCTACCTTGCTTCCGGCATCAAAGTTTCCAAAACAGATAGGAGAGTTGATCTCTACGGAAGTTGTGACGAATTGAATAGCACCATTGGCCTTGCACTTTCTTTTACTAAAGACTTAAATGTCGATCCAACATTTTTAAATTACTTAAAAAGCATTCAAAGTTTTCTGTTTGAGATTGGATCAGAACTTGCGGGTTACGTACCAAAAGAATCAAAGGAAGGAACAGTTGTTTTGCGATCAGATGTGGAAAGTTTAGAAAAGGAAATTGACCGCTTAATGGAAGTGCTTCCGGAAATTAAGTATTTTATTTTGCCTGGGGGAAGTTCTCTTGCGAGCAGTTTGCATATTGCTCGAACGATTTGTCGAAGATTGGAACGAGACCTACTTGTTTATATTGAATCTGGCGGAGAAATCCACACTGATTTAAGAATATATCTCAATCGTCTTTCTGATTATCTTTTTGTTGCGGCACGGTTTGCGAATTTTTCTACTGGAAATGAGGAAACCATTTGGAAGAGCAGAACAAAATCCACTTAA
- a CDS encoding peptide MFS transporter: MEEQNKIHLNRHPKGITPLFLTEMWERLSYYGMRALLVLYLVNSLGFSDADAGAVYAFYTSFVYLTPVFGGYLTDRFFSYQFSIYLGSFLMLCGHISLAFSGIYFFYLGLVLLALGNGFFKPNMSTIFGRLYHEKPNLRDSGFTIFYMGINLGGLLGPIICGSLGERVDWHLGFLSAGVGMAIGMIVFFFGSRRLPDSIWLKQNRTVDFGQPSSVDPKTKSKILLIVLLSFFSIFFWMAFEQMGTSLNLFALRNTDRNLFGFEIPASVLQSINPLFILLLGPIVSLVWTNLSKKNQNPNPVLKFVLSLVLLGVGFLVMVVAAGYAETGVTVSILFLIFVYFWNTLSELCLSPVGLSFVSQMAPTQYASLLMGIWFLSNAFGHYAAGILSGYQNQWGSMKNFYGFFVICSFSGAFVLYVIYSIKKKSILSLLKGKEEDHTILTS; the protein is encoded by the coding sequence TTGGAAGAGCAGAACAAAATCCACTTAAATAGGCACCCGAAAGGGATTACACCACTATTTCTCACAGAAATGTGGGAACGTTTGAGTTACTATGGGATGCGGGCTCTCCTTGTTTTGTATCTGGTGAATTCGCTTGGATTTTCTGATGCGGATGCGGGAGCTGTATATGCGTTTTATACTAGTTTTGTTTACCTAACGCCCGTTTTTGGAGGATACTTAACCGACAGGTTCTTTAGTTATCAATTTTCCATTTATCTGGGTAGTTTTTTAATGTTATGTGGTCATATTTCCTTGGCCTTTTCTGGAATTTACTTTTTTTATTTAGGCCTCGTATTACTCGCATTAGGAAATGGTTTTTTTAAACCCAATATGTCTACTATCTTCGGAAGATTGTACCATGAAAAACCAAATTTAAGAGATAGTGGATTTACTATTTTTTATATGGGGATCAATTTGGGAGGTCTACTTGGCCCCATCATCTGCGGTAGTTTAGGGGAAAGGGTAGATTGGCATTTAGGATTTTTATCGGCTGGAGTTGGAATGGCGATTGGAATGATCGTTTTCTTTTTTGGCAGTAGGCGATTGCCTGATTCGATTTGGCTAAAACAAAATCGAACGGTTGACTTTGGCCAGCCTAGTTCTGTGGATCCTAAAACAAAATCAAAAATCTTACTGATTGTATTACTTTCTTTTTTTAGTATTTTCTTTTGGATGGCGTTTGAACAAATGGGGACTTCACTTAACTTATTTGCTTTGAGAAACACCGACAGAAATTTGTTTGGATTTGAAATTCCAGCTTCCGTTTTACAGTCAATTAATCCTTTGTTTATTTTGCTTTTAGGTCCGATCGTTTCTTTGGTTTGGACGAATCTGTCTAAAAAGAATCAAAATCCAAATCCAGTTCTAAAGTTTGTTTTGAGTTTGGTTTTATTAGGTGTCGGATTTCTTGTGATGGTAGTGGCTGCAGGATACGCAGAAACTGGGGTGACTGTTTCTATTCTATTTTTGATTTTTGTATATTTTTGGAATACTTTAAGCGAACTTTGTCTTTCGCCAGTAGGATTGTCCTTTGTCAGTCAAATGGCTCCAACACAATATGCCTCTCTCCTTATGGGAATTTGGTTTTTGTCAAATGCCTTTGGTCATTACGCGGCTGGGATTTTGTCAGGGTACCAAAACCAATGGGGAAGTATGAAGAACTTTTACGGATTCTTTGTGATCTGTTCTTTTTCTGGTGCTTTTGTTTTATATGTAATTTATTCTATAAAAAAGAAATCTATCTTAAGTTTACTAAAAGGTAAAGAAGAAGATCATACCATTCTCACATCATAA
- the ptsP gene encoding phosphoenolpyruvate--protein phosphotransferase, which produces MEEKTTFKGISAYPGTVYGKVFRWKQSKRKREDRTDLSPDEIKEEVELLKKGLLKTEEDLNDLVQKSKANRELSEILESQIVFLNDPLFRARVFERIAQNNESAGLALETAVSSLYDEFQSIPDEFFRERADHILDIGKRIESNLYPDKANDQTKIPDDVILIAKEITPSEMIQLGKSKLRGIATDFGGKTGHTAIIARNYGIPTIVGLKNITSHVEDDDYILLDATRGILNRSPGIDEIKLSGIKSDIHKAQPLREISDGPREIKTKDGKKFTLRANIDSEDEVDLAFEQGADGIGLVRTEILFIRYVEFKPTEEEQFAVYKRILLKMVGRPVTFRVWDIGADKMENGYEEENPFLGNRGIRYLLRHPHFFKEQLRALLRASEFGTMRIMLPMITTRSEILQTKSLLSECLEELKNGGLIITKKIPLGIMVETPACALNLPFLGNHVDFYSVGTNDLLQYLLAVERNNHLVGDLYNPWQVVFLLLLKNIADVANSQKKPISICGEIGSDPMFTAVLIGLGFRDLSSALPLMREVAEKVQEISSWKAKLLAEQVIGLAGEEKFEEIEALVLETKG; this is translated from the coding sequence ATGGAAGAAAAAACCACATTCAAAGGCATTTCTGCCTATCCAGGCACTGTTTACGGCAAGGTTTTCCGCTGGAAACAATCCAAACGAAAACGAGAAGACCGGACGGATCTTTCCCCCGATGAAATCAAAGAAGAAGTAGAACTTCTAAAAAAAGGACTCCTCAAAACAGAGGAAGACCTAAATGATCTCGTACAAAAGTCAAAAGCCAACCGTGAATTATCTGAAATTTTAGAATCCCAAATTGTATTCTTAAATGACCCCCTATTTCGGGCTCGAGTTTTCGAAAGAATCGCACAAAACAACGAATCAGCGGGTCTTGCTTTAGAAACTGCTGTTAGCTCACTTTATGATGAATTTCAATCCATCCCTGATGAATTTTTTAGGGAACGAGCTGACCATATTTTGGATATTGGAAAAAGAATTGAATCCAATCTTTACCCCGATAAGGCAAACGACCAAACCAAAATTCCCGATGACGTCATCCTCATAGCCAAAGAAATCACACCTTCAGAGATGATCCAACTCGGCAAATCCAAACTCCGAGGAATCGCTACCGACTTCGGAGGAAAAACAGGACATACCGCCATTATCGCAAGAAATTATGGAATCCCAACGATTGTAGGATTAAAAAACATCACCTCACATGTTGAAGATGATGATTATATTTTACTCGATGCCACAAGAGGGATCTTAAACCGTTCTCCAGGCATTGACGAAATCAAACTTTCTGGAATCAAAAGTGATATTCATAAAGCCCAACCCTTACGCGAAATCAGTGATGGTCCAAGAGAAATCAAAACCAAGGACGGAAAAAAGTTTACCCTTCGTGCCAATATTGATTCCGAAGATGAAGTGGATTTAGCCTTTGAACAGGGAGCAGATGGGATTGGCTTGGTTCGCACAGAAATTTTATTCATCCGATATGTGGAATTTAAACCCACAGAGGAAGAACAGTTTGCAGTTTACAAACGAATTTTACTCAAAATGGTGGGTCGTCCTGTAACTTTCCGAGTCTGGGACATTGGCGCTGATAAAATGGAAAATGGTTATGAAGAGGAAAATCCATTTCTTGGTAACAGAGGGATTCGTTACCTCCTCCGCCACCCTCACTTTTTTAAGGAACAATTAAGAGCACTGCTACGTGCGAGTGAATTTGGAACTATGAGAATTATGCTTCCAATGATCACAACTCGTTCCGAGATATTACAAACCAAATCCTTGTTAAGTGAATGTTTAGAAGAGTTAAAAAACGGAGGACTCATCATCACAAAAAAAATTCCCCTTGGTATTATGGTGGAAACACCGGCTTGTGCCCTCAATTTACCTTTTCTTGGAAATCATGTCGACTTCTATAGTGTGGGTACCAATGACCTTCTACAATATCTACTCGCTGTGGAACGTAACAACCATTTGGTGGGAGATCTATACAATCCCTGGCAAGTTGTCTTTTTATTATTATTAAAAAATATTGCGGATGTTGCCAATTCCCAGAAAAAACCGATTAGCATTTGTGGTGAAATTGGAAGTGATCCAATGTTTACCGCAGTCCTCATCGGTCTTGGGTTTAGAGATTTAAGTTCGGCTCTGCCACTGATGCGAGAAGTTGCAGAAAAAGTACAAGAAATATCCTCTTGGAAAGCAAAACTCCTCGCCGAACAAGTGATTGGTCTTGCAGGCGAAGAAAAGTTCGAAGAAATTGAAGCCTTGGTTTTAGAAACAAAAGGTTAG
- the lpxC gene encoding UDP-3-O-acyl-N-acetylglucosamine deacetylase — protein METAIHRKTIQNPITLRGIGVHSGKMVTLRLHPAEANTGLIFYLYKGIQKIRIPVSLDHVVDTSNATTIGDGSSNRVQTIEHLLAAVHTLGITDCIFEIDSVEVPIMDGSSLPFWEGIRSAGIRVLEETVEPITIANPIWVVDGDKYLVMLPSNELKVTYSIDFNHPLLRGQSYTTTLDESILGTDILPARTFGFLKDVEALQARGLAMGGSLDNAVVLTDDGYLNETLRYDNECVRHKILDLIGDLAVMGRPFRGHLIASKAGHALDISLAKCIMSQVTGNELTQFKSKRVPLFAKKQAVR, from the coding sequence ATGGAAACGGCGATACACAGAAAAACGATCCAAAACCCCATTACACTTAGGGGAATTGGCGTCCATTCCGGTAAAATGGTGACTTTACGGCTCCATCCAGCGGAAGCAAATACAGGACTAATCTTTTACCTCTACAAAGGGATCCAAAAAATACGCATTCCCGTCTCTCTCGACCATGTAGTCGATACCAGTAACGCCACAACCATTGGGGACGGAAGTTCCAACCGAGTGCAAACGATAGAGCACCTTCTCGCCGCAGTTCATACCTTAGGCATTACTGATTGTATTTTTGAAATTGATTCTGTGGAAGTTCCGATTATGGACGGATCCTCCCTACCGTTTTGGGAAGGAATCCGCTCTGCAGGAATCCGGGTTCTAGAAGAAACGGTGGAACCAATTACCATAGCAAATCCTATTTGGGTTGTCGACGGGGATAAATACCTGGTCATGTTGCCCTCCAATGAACTAAAAGTCACTTATAGCATCGATTTCAATCACCCACTTTTGCGTGGCCAATCCTACACCACAACCCTTGACGAATCTATTTTAGGAACAGACATCCTTCCTGCCCGAACCTTCGGGTTTTTGAAAGATGTGGAAGCCCTCCAAGCCCGTGGCCTTGCTATGGGTGGATCTCTCGACAATGCGGTAGTTTTGACCGATGACGGGTATCTGAACGAAACCTTACGTTATGACAATGAGTGTGTGCGCCATAAAATTCTGGATTTAATTGGGGATTTGGCTGTGATGGGAAGACCTTTCCGAGGCCATCTCATAGCGTCCAAGGCGGGACATGCCCTAGACATCTCCCTTGCAAAATGCATTATGAGCCAAGTGACAGGAAACGAACTCACTCAATTCAAAAGTAAAAGAGTTCCCCTTTTCGCCAAAAAACAAGCGGTCCGCTAG
- the mce gene encoding mammalian cell entry protein Mce encodes MPTAGRALIVGLLFVFSLVAVGYFTIVTEGGPFQKSGYQLPVYFPDAEGIKIGNKVTIHGVPFGYVSKIRLVQIDEYGNLLPEGETGIGTKVELTLLLKGKVQLFSNYEITIKNESLLSGRVVSLDPGSKFPVDPKTKEYLMSEPALTKVEISPRSGKMLPIQGKVTQDPLVSLSELIAENRADIRKTVQNIAGITGKINEGQGTLGKLINESDVHKSVNTTLGDAQVVLKELREGLEDTREQAPVTSFIRSALSAF; translated from the coding sequence ATGCCTACCGCAGGTCGCGCTCTTATCGTTGGTCTTTTATTTGTATTTTCTCTAGTAGCCGTGGGTTATTTTACCATTGTCACCGAAGGTGGGCCCTTTCAAAAATCTGGGTACCAACTTCCGGTTTACTTTCCCGATGCCGAAGGGATTAAAATTGGAAACAAGGTTACCATTCACGGAGTTCCCTTTGGTTATGTTTCCAAAATCCGTTTGGTGCAAATTGATGAATACGGAAATCTATTGCCTGAGGGAGAAACAGGGATCGGAACTAAGGTGGAACTCACCTTACTTTTAAAAGGCAAGGTGCAACTGTTCTCCAATTATGAAATCACCATCAAAAACGAAAGTTTGCTTTCGGGGCGAGTCGTCTCGCTCGACCCAGGTTCCAAGTTTCCTGTCGATCCCAAAACCAAAGAATACCTGATGTCAGAACCTGCTCTTACCAAAGTGGAGATTTCCCCTCGGTCTGGGAAAATGTTACCTATCCAAGGAAAGGTCACCCAAGATCCACTTGTTTCTCTTTCGGAACTCATAGCCGAAAACCGAGCCGATATCCGTAAAACCGTCCAAAATATCGCTGGAATCACGGGTAAGATCAATGAAGGACAAGGGACTCTTGGAAAACTCATCAACGAAAGTGATGTCCACAAATCAGTGAATACCACCCTCGGAGATGCCCAAGTGGTTTTAAAGGAACTACGAGAAGGTTTGGAAGACACTAGGGAACAGGCGCCTGTCACCAGTTTCATTCGTTCTGCACTCAGCGCTTTTTAA
- a CDS encoding ABC transporter ATP-binding protein translates to MEPFAIEMKNVHKAFGKRKILQGMNLTVKQGETMVILGPSGTGKSVSLKHITGLLDPDEGDCQIFGESIVNASEKKREELRSKLGVLFQSGALINWLTVYENVALPLREHKIASGEELDRIVMEKLKWLDLVPAKDTLPSNISGGMKKRVGLARALTSQPKIVLYDEPTSGLDPVMSNVINDLVIRLQKELGLTSIVVTHDMNSAYRIADRISFLYEGKVQFCGTSEEIQKSTNPVIQQFIHGNTVGPMILDHSELKKGKSN, encoded by the coding sequence ATGGAACCCTTTGCCATTGAAATGAAAAACGTCCATAAAGCTTTCGGAAAACGAAAGATCTTACAAGGAATGAACTTAACCGTCAAACAAGGCGAGACGATGGTCATCCTCGGACCATCAGGAACAGGAAAATCAGTAAGCCTTAAACATATTACTGGTTTACTTGATCCCGATGAAGGTGATTGCCAGATTTTTGGTGAGTCCATAGTGAATGCCAGTGAGAAAAAAAGAGAAGAACTCAGATCCAAACTGGGAGTGTTATTCCAATCAGGTGCTCTTATCAACTGGCTGACTGTTTATGAGAATGTAGCGCTTCCTTTGCGGGAACATAAAATTGCATCTGGGGAAGAACTCGATCGTATTGTAATGGAGAAGCTAAAATGGCTCGACCTGGTCCCCGCCAAAGATACGTTACCTAGTAATATTTCGGGGGGTATGAAAAAACGTGTGGGCCTTGCCCGCGCTCTTACCTCTCAACCTAAAATTGTGTTATACGATGAACCCACATCAGGTCTTGACCCAGTCATGTCTAATGTCATCAACGATTTAGTCATTCGTTTGCAAAAGGAATTAGGTCTAACATCCATAGTGGTCACCCATGATATGAACTCTGCTTACCGCATTGCCGATCGGATTAGTTTTCTTTATGAAGGCAAAGTGCAGTTTTGTGGAACTTCCGAAGAAATCCAAAAATCTACAAATCCAGTCATTCAACAGTTCATACATGGAAACACAGTTGGTCCTATGATTCTGGATCATTCCGAATTAAAAAAAGGAAAATCCAATTGA
- a CDS encoding MlaE family ABC transporter permease, with protein sequence MKRIYSKTLEPILFAIGFTVLLLFRAVGQSHHLYFKRKEILEQMFIAGVGSLFVVSIVSIFTGMILGLNTGLGLRDFGAEGQIGLLLTITLTREMSPFMTSLILAASVGSAMAAEIGTMKVSEEIDALEVMSISPIRYLVLPRIVGFSLMVPVLCVYSAALGILGGGIVGHFQLGIDMISYFQDVYYRISSVPGLKDLYVGLLKGYVFGLSISTISCSQGLRTEGGAIGVGQTTRKAVVTSFLMVIFSGYVLTALFYK encoded by the coding sequence ATGAAACGCATTTATTCCAAAACCTTGGAACCAATTCTTTTTGCCATAGGTTTTACAGTCCTTCTTCTCTTTCGTGCTGTGGGACAATCCCACCACCTATATTTCAAACGAAAAGAAATCCTAGAACAAATGTTTATTGCAGGTGTTGGTTCTTTATTTGTGGTCTCCATCGTTTCAATTTTCACAGGAATGATCCTTGGACTAAACACTGGCCTTGGACTCCGCGACTTTGGTGCCGAAGGCCAAATTGGACTTTTACTTACCATCACACTCACTAGGGAAATGTCTCCTTTTATGACCTCTCTCATTTTGGCAGCTTCTGTTGGATCGGCAATGGCAGCAGAAATTGGAACTATGAAAGTATCGGAAGAAATTGATGCTTTAGAAGTAATGTCAATTAGTCCGATCCGTTATCTTGTATTACCAAGAATTGTAGGTTTTTCTCTTATGGTTCCAGTTCTTTGTGTATACTCTGCCGCCTTAGGAATATTAGGTGGTGGTATCGTAGGACATTTTCAATTGGGAATCGATATGATCAGTTACTTCCAAGACGTCTATTATCGTATTTCTTCCGTTCCAGGATTAAAAGACTTATATGTGGGTCTTCTCAAAGGTTATGTCTTTGGACTTTCTATCTCCACCATTTCTTGTAGCCAAGGACTTAGGACAGAAGGTGGGGCCATCGGTGTCGGCCAAACCACTAGAAAAGCAGTGGTCACTTCCTTTCTTATGGTCATATTTTCTGGTTATGTGCTCACTGCCTTATTTTATAAATGA